From Gallus gallus isolate bGalGal1 chromosome 14, bGalGal1.mat.broiler.GRCg7b, whole genome shotgun sequence, one genomic window encodes:
- the RPS15A gene encoding 40S ribosomal protein S15a isoform X1, giving the protein MAAPAPVSSSARMAPAVSGTMVRMNVLADALKSINNAEKRGKRQVLIRPCSKVIVRFLTVMMKHGYIGEFEIIDDHRAGKIVVNLTGRLNKCGVISPRFDVQLKDLEKWQNNLLPSRQFGYIVLTTSAGIMDHEEARRKHTGGKILGFFF; this is encoded by the exons ATGGCCGCTCCGGCCCCCGTCAGCAGCAGCGCCCGCATGGCTCCAGCAGTAAGCG gCACCATGGTGCGCATGAACGTTCTGGCCGATGCTCTCAAAAGCATCAACAACGCAGAGAAACGTGGGAAGCGCCAGGTTCTCATTAGGCCATGCTCCAAAGTAATCGTCCGGTTTTTAACTGTGATGATGAAGCATG GTTACATTGGTGAATTTGAGATAATTGATGATCACAGAGCTGGGAAGATTGTTGTCAATCTCACAGGCAGACTCAACAAG TGTGGTGTAATCAGTCCCAGATTTGATGTTCAACTGAAGGATTTGGAAAAATGGCAAAACAACCTGCTGCCTTCACGTCAGTTTGG GTACATAGTCCTGACAACCTCAGCTGGCATCATGGACCATGAGGAGGCTAGGCGAAAACACACAGGAGGCAAAATCCTGGGATTCTTTTTCTAA
- the RPS15A gene encoding 40S ribosomal protein S15a isoform X2, which yields MVRMNVLADALKSINNAEKRGKRQVLIRPCSKVIVRFLTVMMKHGYIGEFEIIDDHRAGKIVVNLTGRLNKCGVISPRFDVQLKDLEKWQNNLLPSRQFGYIVLTTSAGIMDHEEARRKHTGGKILGFFF from the exons ATGGTGCGCATGAACGTTCTGGCCGATGCTCTCAAAAGCATCAACAACGCAGAGAAACGTGGGAAGCGCCAGGTTCTCATTAGGCCATGCTCCAAAGTAATCGTCCGGTTTTTAACTGTGATGATGAAGCATG GTTACATTGGTGAATTTGAGATAATTGATGATCACAGAGCTGGGAAGATTGTTGTCAATCTCACAGGCAGACTCAACAAG TGTGGTGTAATCAGTCCCAGATTTGATGTTCAACTGAAGGATTTGGAAAAATGGCAAAACAACCTGCTGCCTTCACGTCAGTTTGG GTACATAGTCCTGACAACCTCAGCTGGCATCATGGACCATGAGGAGGCTAGGCGAAAACACACAGGAGGCAAAATCCTGGGATTCTTTTTCTAA
- the ARL6IP1 gene encoding ADP-ribosylation factor-like protein 6-interacting protein 1, whose translation MAEGDNNSVYQLAAETASLEEQLQGWGEVILMTDKVLRWERAWFPPALMSVVSFCFLMIYYLDPSVLSGVSCFVMFICLADYLVPALAPRIFGSNKWTTEQQQRFHEICSNLVKSRRRIVGWWKRLFALKEEKPKMYFMTMLCSLAVVAWIGQQVHNLFLTYLIVSFLLLFPGLNQHGIITKYVGMAKREVNKLLKHKEKKNE comes from the exons ATGGCGGAGGGCGACAACAACAGCGTCTACCAGCTG gCTGCAGAAACAGCTAGCTTGGAAGAGCAGTTGCAAGGATGGGGGGAAGTGATCTTGATGACTGATAAAGTTCTTCGCTGGGAGAGAGCCTGGTTTCCTCCGGCGCTGATGAGcgttgtttcattttgtttcct GATGATCTACTACTTGGATCCATCTGTTCTGTCAGGTGTCTCCTGCTTTGTTATGTTCATCTGTTTGGCTGATTATCTTGTTCCTGCTCTTGCACCCAGAATCTTTGGCTCTAACAAATG GactacagaacagcagcaaagatTTCATGAGATTTGCAGCAATTTGGTCAAATCTCGTCGCCGAATTGTTGGATGGTGGAAACGTCTTTTTGCGCTGAAGGAGGAGAAGCCTAAAATG tacttCATGACCATGCTTTGTTCTCTTGCTGTGGTTGCCTGGATTGGACAGCAAGTTCACAACCTCTTTCTGACATATCTTATTG taagtttcttgctgctgtttcctgGACTGAACCAGCATGGGATCATTACAAAGTATGTTGGAATGGCAAAAAGGGAAGTAAACAAACTGCTCAAgcacaaggagaagaaaaatgagtga